A genomic stretch from Juglans microcarpa x Juglans regia isolate MS1-56 chromosome 3S, Jm3101_v1.0, whole genome shotgun sequence includes:
- the LOC121257744 gene encoding uncharacterized protein LOC121257744, with protein MECHSPHVTQDKSIVGITPLVPEETMAPSSELKEKGVLPRSEGDVGSTITPEVKGLVVTPESPMGTPIPLERTNGVTGEPIGLALVPCVDECLESRVQVDGDIVAPLVSLPPIADWILPKVNEIQSFVEISHGGCEDQFNELITVIEPSRTLEIKSSFKKSRELQRLFSTINYDAKGGSSTRGKSKGKVL; from the coding sequence atggaatgtcattcgcctcaTGTAACACAGGATAAATCGATAGTCGGTATTACACCATTGGTCCctgaagaaactatggctccctcgtcagagttgaaggaaaaaggTGTACTGCcgaggtctgaaggagatgtaggatctactatcaccccagaggtgaagggacttgttGTCACCCCGGAATCTCCAATGGGGACCCCgataccattggagagaaccaatggagttacTGGAGAACCAATAGGTttggcgttggtgccttgtgtagaTGAATGTCTAGAGTCGAGAGTGCAGGTTGATGGGGATATTGTGGCTcccctggtctctcttcctccaatagcggattggattctgcctaaagttaacgagattcagtcGTTCGTGgaaatttcacatggaggatgtgaagaccaatttaacgAACTAATTACTGTGATCGAGCCAAGCCGCACACTTGAAATCAAATCAagcttcaagaaaagcagggagttacagcGTCTCTTTTcgacaatcaactacgacgctaagggtggtagttcaactagagggaagtctaaagggaagGTATTGTGA
- the LOC121257743 gene encoding uncharacterized protein LOC121257743 isoform X1 produces MELRPEFEPVRADLLNRNPVPSLDICLGDLLREEQRSSTQMGMTSDKVFSEAVNVAYATQGRGRNKLQCFSCKELGHIARNCLKKVCNYCKKEGHIIKDYQVRPQNRQSQDFQAVVQPSSSSAPPIVSSNSSVLTPAMVQQMIVSAFTALGLQGTDPNSTSSWIVDSGASNHMTGSTTGLPAVRHIIRYLKGTSTCGLFFSKESSLQLVGYSDVDWAECVDTRRSVTSWCMFLGNALISWKSKKQDKVSKSSTESEYRAMSSACSEIT; encoded by the exons ATGGAACTTCGACCTGAATTTGAGCCTGTTCGAGCCGATTTATTGAACCGTAATCCGGTTCCTTCCTTGGATATTTGCTTGGGAGATTTATTGCGTGAAGAACAGCGGTCATCCACTCAGATGGGTATGACTTCTGATAAGGTCTTTTCTGAGGCTGTGAATGTAGCCTATGCAACtcaagggagagggaggaacaaGTTGCAGTGTTTCAGTTGCAAGGAGTTAGGTCATATTGCTCGCAACTGTCTGAAGAAAGTTTGTAACTACTGCAAGAAGGAGGGCCATATCATCAAAGACTATCAAGTGCGGCCTCAGAATCGCCAATCCCAAGACTTTCAAGCTGTTGTTCAgccttcatcttcttctgcGCCCCCCATTGTGAGCTCTAATTCATCTGTTCTCACACCTGCCATGGTCCAACAGATGATTGTGTCTGCTTTTACAGCTTTAGGCCTGCAAGGTACGGATCCTAACTCCACTTCTTCTTGGATTGTTGATTCGGGTGCGTCAAATCATATGACTGGTAGTACGACGGGTCTCC CCGCTGTCCGCCACATTATCCGATATCTGAAGGGCACCTCTACATGCGGGTTGTTCTTTTCTAAGGAATCTTCCTTACAGTTGGTGGGGTATAGTGATGTTGATTGGGCTGAATGTGTGGATACTCGTCGCTCTGTTACTAGTTGGTGCATGTTTTTAGGCAATGcactcatttcttggaagagtaagaaacaaGACAAAGTTTCTAAGTCCTCCACTGAGTCTGAG TATCGTGCTATGTCTTCTGCATGCTCGGAGATCACATAG
- the LOC121257743 gene encoding uncharacterized protein LOC121257743 isoform X2, which translates to MELRPEFEPVRADLLNRNPVPSLDICLGDLLREEQRSSTQMGMTSDKVFSEAVNVAYATQGRGRNKLQCFSCKELGHIARNCLKKVCNYCKKEGHIIKDYQVRPQNRQSQDFQAVVQPSSSSAPPIVSSNSSVLTPAMVQQMIVSAFTALGLQDIRPVSWHLGTDRSMVLIMKRHLHLLPK; encoded by the exons ATGGAACTTCGACCTGAATTTGAGCCTGTTCGAGCCGATTTATTGAACCGTAATCCGGTTCCTTCCTTGGATATTTGCTTGGGAGATTTATTGCGTGAAGAACAGCGGTCATCCACTCAGATGGGTATGACTTCTGATAAGGTCTTTTCTGAGGCTGTGAATGTAGCCTATGCAACtcaagggagagggaggaacaaGTTGCAGTGTTTCAGTTGCAAGGAGTTAGGTCATATTGCTCGCAACTGTCTGAAGAAAGTTTGTAACTACTGCAAGAAGGAGGGCCATATCATCAAAGACTATCAAGTGCGGCCTCAGAATCGCCAATCCCAAGACTTTCAAGCTGTTGTTCAgccttcatcttcttctgcGCCCCCCATTGTGAGCTCTAATTCATCTGTTCTCACACCTGCCATGGTCCAACAGATGATTGTGTCTGCTTTTACAGCTTTAGGCCTGCAAG ATATAAGGCCCGTCTCGTGGCATTTGGGAACCGATAGGAGtatggtattgattatgaagagacatttgcacctgttgccaaaatga
- the LOC121257743 gene encoding uncharacterized protein LOC121257743 isoform X3 has translation MELRPEFEPVRADLLNRNPVPSLDICLGDLLREEQRSSTQMGMTSDKVFSEAVNVAYATQGRGRNKLQCFSCKELGHIARNCLKKVCNYCKKEGHIIKDYQVRPQNRQSQDFQAVVQPSSSSAPPIVSSNSSVLTPAMVQQMIVSAFTALGLQGSGIGDGDREGS, from the exons ATGGAACTTCGACCTGAATTTGAGCCTGTTCGAGCCGATTTATTGAACCGTAATCCGGTTCCTTCCTTGGATATTTGCTTGGGAGATTTATTGCGTGAAGAACAGCGGTCATCCACTCAGATGGGTATGACTTCTGATAAGGTCTTTTCTGAGGCTGTGAATGTAGCCTATGCAACtcaagggagagggaggaacaaGTTGCAGTGTTTCAGTTGCAAGGAGTTAGGTCATATTGCTCGCAACTGTCTGAAGAAAGTTTGTAACTACTGCAAGAAGGAGGGCCATATCATCAAAGACTATCAAGTGCGGCCTCAGAATCGCCAATCCCAAGACTTTCAAGCTGTTGTTCAgccttcatcttcttctgcGCCCCCCATTGTGAGCTCTAATTCATCTGTTCTCACACCTGCCATGGTCCAACAGATGATTGTGTCTGCTTTTACAGCTTTAGGCCTGCAAG GATCAGGTATTGGGGACGGTGATCGTGAAGGGTCCTAA